Proteins from one Halovivax limisalsi genomic window:
- the carB gene encoding carbamoyl-phosphate synthase large subunit: MASAHNRTGDEPDGRTILLIGSGPIQIGQAAEFDYSGAQACRALQEEGARVVLVNSNPATIMTDPEMADRVYIEPITTEAIAEIIREEEPDGVIAGLGGQTGLNVTAELAEEGVLEKYDVEIMGTPLDTIYATEDRDLFRQRMESIGQPVPASTTITLDEGEDVASLTEDDLRERVEAAVDAVGGLPVIARTTYTLGGSGSGVVEEMDELIERVRKGLRLSRNGEVLITESIAGWIELEYEVMRDADDSCIIICNMENLDPMGIHTGESTVVTPSQVIPDDGHQEMRTAALDVIRDLGIQGGCNIQFAWHDDGTPGGEYRVVEVNPRVSRSSALASKATGYPIARVTAKVALGKRLHEIENEITGQTTAAFEPAIDYVVTKVPRWPIDKFDDVDFELTTAMKSTGEAMAIGRTFEESLLKALRSSEYEPSVDWEDVDDATLSAEYLERPSPDRPYAMIEAFDRGFSVEELCDLTGIHEWYVERFERIAHADALARDGEFAEAAIAGRTNDAIAATAGADVESVEAEVPGRSYKQVDTCAGEFEAETPYYYSARQSEFASAAVPGAGSAGSAGDGTPSEDDRVSRLASELEIDPDVESVVVVGGGPIRIGQGVEFDYCAVHAVQALRELGIDAHVVNNNPETVSTDYDTSDGLFFEPITAEEVADVAEATGADGVMVQFGGQTSVNIGEPLEDELARRDLDCEIMGTGVEAMDLAEDRDRFNALMDELGIAQPDGGSATSLEEALELAHEIGYPVLVRPSYVLGGRAMEIVYDDAELEEYIEEAVRVSPDKPILVDEFLEDAVELDVDAVADGEDVLIGGIMEHVESAGVHSGDSACMIPPRSLGRDVNRRVREVAEEIARGLDTVGLLNVQLAVKDEDVYVLEANPRSSRTVPFISKATGVPIAKIAAQVMAGNSLAELDVTEQVPEQTSIKEVVLPFDRLPGSDPRLGPEMKSTGEVMGTADTFGKAYEKAQSAAGNEIPESGTMVLDLADGAFPDPDSEAGEALVEGFTEYYEFSDAVDLIEATKRGEIDLIVSGKRDLLSTAVEEEVPYFSTEEAASAALEARELRDEPIDVAAIGDRPQRDEYWGQPKGE, translated from the coding sequence ATGGCATCCGCGCACAACCGAACCGGGGACGAGCCGGACGGGCGCACGATCCTGCTCATCGGCAGCGGCCCGATCCAGATCGGGCAGGCGGCGGAGTTCGACTACTCCGGCGCCCAGGCCTGTCGGGCGCTGCAGGAGGAAGGCGCCCGCGTCGTCCTCGTCAACTCGAATCCCGCGACGATCATGACCGACCCGGAGATGGCGGACCGGGTCTACATCGAACCGATCACGACCGAGGCGATCGCCGAGATCATCCGCGAGGAAGAGCCCGACGGCGTCATCGCCGGCCTCGGCGGCCAGACCGGCCTCAACGTCACCGCCGAGCTCGCCGAGGAGGGCGTCCTCGAGAAGTACGACGTCGAGATCATGGGCACGCCGCTCGACACCATCTACGCGACCGAGGATCGCGACCTCTTCCGCCAGCGCATGGAGTCGATCGGCCAGCCCGTCCCGGCCTCGACGACGATCACGCTCGACGAGGGCGAGGACGTCGCCTCGCTCACCGAGGACGACCTCCGCGAGCGCGTCGAAGCGGCCGTCGACGCGGTCGGCGGCCTCCCGGTCATCGCGCGGACCACCTACACCCTCGGCGGCTCCGGGTCGGGCGTCGTCGAGGAGATGGACGAGTTGATCGAGCGCGTGCGCAAGGGCCTGCGCCTCTCGCGCAACGGCGAGGTGCTCATCACGGAGTCGATCGCGGGCTGGATCGAACTCGAGTACGAGGTGATGCGCGACGCCGACGACTCCTGCATCATCATCTGCAACATGGAGAACCTGGATCCGATGGGGATCCACACCGGCGAGTCCACCGTCGTCACGCCCTCCCAGGTCATCCCGGACGACGGCCACCAGGAGATGCGCACCGCGGCGCTGGACGTCATCCGCGACCTCGGGATCCAGGGCGGCTGTAACATCCAGTTCGCCTGGCACGACGACGGCACGCCCGGCGGCGAGTACCGCGTCGTGGAGGTCAACCCCCGCGTCTCGCGCTCCTCCGCGCTGGCCTCGAAGGCGACCGGCTACCCGATCGCGCGCGTCACGGCGAAGGTCGCGCTCGGAAAGCGCCTCCACGAGATCGAAAACGAGATCACGGGCCAGACGACCGCCGCCTTCGAACCCGCGATCGATTACGTCGTCACGAAGGTGCCGCGCTGGCCCATCGACAAGTTCGACGACGTCGACTTCGAGCTGACGACGGCGATGAAGTCGACCGGCGAGGCGATGGCCATCGGCCGCACCTTCGAAGAGAGCCTGCTGAAGGCGCTCAGGTCCTCGGAGTACGAACCCAGCGTCGACTGGGAGGACGTCGACGACGCGACGCTTTCGGCCGAGTACCTCGAACGGCCGTCGCCGGACCGCCCGTACGCCATGATCGAGGCCTTCGACCGCGGCTTTTCGGTCGAGGAACTGTGTGACCTGACCGGCATTCACGAGTGGTACGTCGAGCGCTTCGAGCGGATCGCCCACGCCGACGCGCTCGCCCGCGACGGGGAGTTCGCCGAGGCGGCGATCGCGGGCCGGACGAACGACGCGATCGCCGCGACCGCCGGCGCCGACGTCGAGTCGGTCGAAGCGGAGGTTCCCGGCCGATCCTACAAGCAGGTCGACACCTGCGCCGGCGAGTTCGAGGCCGAGACGCCGTACTACTACTCGGCGCGCCAGTCGGAGTTCGCGAGCGCGGCCGTTCCGGGCGCCGGCAGTGCGGGAAGCGCAGGCGACGGTACCCCGAGTGAGGACGATCGCGTCTCTCGGCTCGCCAGCGAACTCGAGATCGATCCGGACGTCGAGAGCGTGGTCGTCGTCGGCGGCGGCCCGATCCGGATCGGCCAGGGCGTGGAGTTCGACTACTGCGCGGTTCACGCCGTCCAGGCGCTGCGCGAACTGGGGATCGACGCCCACGTCGTGAACAACAACCCCGAGACGGTCTCAACGGACTACGACACCTCCGACGGCCTGTTCTTCGAGCCGATCACGGCCGAGGAGGTCGCCGACGTCGCCGAGGCGACCGGCGCCGACGGCGTGATGGTCCAGTTCGGCGGCCAGACCTCCGTCAACATCGGCGAACCGCTGGAGGACGAGCTGGCACGCCGTGACCTCGACTGTGAAATCATGGGCACCGGCGTCGAGGCGATGGACCTCGCGGAGGACCGCGACCGCTTCAACGCCCTGATGGACGAGCTGGGCATCGCCCAGCCCGACGGCGGCTCCGCGACCTCCCTCGAGGAGGCGCTCGAACTCGCCCACGAGATCGGCTACCCGGTGCTCGTCCGGCCCTCCTACGTCCTCGGCGGCCGCGCGATGGAGATCGTCTACGACGACGCCGAACTCGAGGAGTACATCGAGGAGGCCGTCCGCGTCAGCCCGGACAAGCCGATCCTCGTCGACGAGTTCCTCGAGGACGCCGTCGAGCTGGACGTCGACGCCGTCGCGGACGGCGAGGACGTCCTCATCGGCGGCATCATGGAACACGTCGAGAGCGCGGGCGTCCACTCCGGCGATTCGGCGTGTATGATCCCGCCGCGCTCGCTCGGGCGCGACGTCAACCGCCGCGTCCGCGAGGTCGCAGAGGAGATCGCGCGCGGGCTGGACACCGTCGGGCTGCTCAACGTCCAGCTGGCCGTCAAGGACGAAGACGTGTACGTCCTCGAGGCGAACCCGCGCTCATCGCGCACGGTGCCGTTCATCTCGAAGGCGACCGGCGTCCCGATCGCGAAGATCGCCGCGCAGGTGATGGCCGGCAACTCGCTCGCGGAACTCGACGTCACCGAGCAGGTACCCGAACAGACCTCGATCAAGGAGGTCGTCCTGCCGTTCGACCGCCTGCCGGGCTCCGACCCGCGCCTCGGCCCCGAGATGAAGTCGACGGGCGAGGTCATGGGGACCGCCGACACGTTCGGCAAGGCCTACGAGAAGGCCCAGTCGGCCGCCGGAAACGAGATCCCCGAGTCGGGGACGATGGTCCTCGACCTGGCCGACGGCGCCTTCCCCGACCCCGACAGCGAGGCCGGCGAAGCCCTGGTCGAGGGCTTTACCGAGTACTACGAGTTCTCGGACGCGGTCGACCTGATCGAGGCGACCAAGCGCGGCGAGATCGACCTGATCGTCTCCGGCAAACGCGACCTGCTGAGCACCGCCGTCGAGGAGGAGGTACCGTACTTCTCGACCGAAGAAGCCGCCTCGGCCGCGCTCGAAGCCCGCGAACTGAGGGACGAACCGATCGACGTCGCGGCCATCGGCGACCGTCCGCAGCGCGACGAGTACTGGGGCCAGCCGAAAGGCGAGTGA
- a CDS encoding antitoxin VapB family protein, giving the protein MSKSIRVEEDTHAALAALKGEDETFDSLLTRLLEERRERVREGAGLWEGTDAAEKAREARSEMKQGVGNR; this is encoded by the coding sequence ATGAGCAAGAGCATTCGAGTCGAGGAAGACACCCACGCTGCGCTCGCAGCGTTAAAGGGCGAAGACGAAACGTTCGATTCGCTTCTGACGAGATTACTGGAAGAGCGTCGCGAACGAGTACGAGAAGGTGCAGGCCTCTGGGAAGGGACCGATGCGGCCGAGAAAGCTCGCGAGGCTCGAAGTGAGATGAAGCAGGGCGTTGGGAATCGATGA
- a CDS encoding PIN domain-containing protein, whose product MTVYDSSVLIDYLDGSPEALSYVESNLDDRAIGPPLVVFEVYQGEVYRSGPPDFDAVDRALEWVTVVNASSELARTTAELQTELMELGQPLAARDALIAGFALVNDDRLVVSDDDFDVSGMTDLLDVDFL is encoded by the coding sequence ATGACGGTCTACGATAGTAGCGTTCTCATCGACTACCTCGATGGGTCCCCCGAGGCGCTTTCGTACGTCGAATCAAATTTAGACGACCGTGCAATCGGCCCGCCGCTGGTCGTATTCGAAGTGTACCAAGGTGAAGTATACCGGTCCGGACCGCCTGATTTCGATGCCGTCGATCGGGCACTGGAATGGGTAACTGTCGTGAACGCGTCGTCGGAACTCGCTCGAACGACGGCCGAACTGCAAACGGAACTCATGGAACTGGGACAACCGCTCGCAGCGCGTGATGCGCTTATCGCCGGGTTCGCACTGGTCAACGACGACCGACTCGTCGTCAGTGACGACGATTTCGACGTTTCGGGGATGACCGACCTACTCGACGTGGACTTTCTGTGA
- the folP gene encoding dihydropteroate synthase, whose product MEYHEAADRLYDLGRFGIRPGTASTADLLAHLDDPHESVDAIQIAGSNGKGSTARMLESVLREAGYTVGLYTSPHLEDMRERVRVDGREIPKAAVTEFVETCGAYLTERGADGASPTFFETTTAMALWHFAREGVDFAVLEVGIGGEKDATSVVDPVAGAVTSVALEHTDVLGDTIEEIARDVAHVAPSVDGAGEERDAGNSNATDGNALVTAADGAALAAIRDVAGEVVTVGDGVDPSDDADARPDVHVTYDGRVSHVEAAVTIDLSDHPVRPRADPVESRMAAIGAHQAENAGVAVTLARQLAAVSDEEIRGGLRGAHWPGRFEVMDDAPLVVLDGAHNPAGCARLTSTLSTFDYDDLHLVVGAMSDKDYAEMIASLPTPDAAIACRPTNERAVDPAVLARVFEREGVADVRTISAVRDAFEAALADAKAGDAVVVAGSLYAIAEARTHYTLTGAQTRVRDLRDARRTLERANVTEKGVWRMRGKAVHRMVRLRVQERQAAYLKQELLSLGGECAISGLQREEQLVEAVCTATLSQFKRLVAKLDAQPYGLAALGEEIRRTLGFGDGGRDSDDDSQVGAGRSGGPDPHGIDVTGTSYPWGEAPAVMGILNVTPDSFHDGGEYDSVDDAVARAEAMVAAGASIVDVGGESTRPGAEPVPIDEEIDRVVPVIERTRDLDAAISIDTRKAAVAEAALEAGAEIVNDVSGLADPEMRFVAAEHDASLVVMHSLDAPVDPDREATYDDVVGDVLRDLSETVLLAERAGLDRERIVVDPGLGFGKSKPEEFELLDRLEEFRALGCPILVGHSQKSMYDWVGRAAGERLESTVAATALAIDRGADVVRVHDVPENVAAVETALATRDPIGYAERRRERGDGE is encoded by the coding sequence ATGGAGTACCACGAGGCGGCCGATCGGCTCTACGATCTCGGCCGGTTCGGCATTCGCCCGGGGACGGCGTCGACGGCGGACTTGCTCGCCCACCTCGACGATCCCCACGAGTCGGTCGACGCGATCCAGATCGCGGGCTCGAACGGGAAGGGCTCGACGGCCCGAATGCTCGAGTCCGTCCTCCGGGAGGCGGGCTACACCGTCGGCCTCTACACCTCGCCCCATCTGGAGGACATGCGAGAGCGCGTCCGCGTCGACGGGCGCGAAATTCCGAAGGCCGCGGTGACCGAATTCGTCGAGACGTGCGGCGCGTACCTCACGGAACGGGGCGCGGACGGCGCCTCGCCAACGTTCTTCGAGACGACGACGGCGATGGCGCTGTGGCACTTCGCGCGCGAGGGCGTCGACTTCGCCGTGCTCGAGGTCGGCATCGGCGGCGAGAAGGACGCCACCAGCGTCGTCGACCCGGTCGCGGGCGCCGTGACGAGCGTCGCACTCGAACACACGGACGTCCTCGGCGATACGATCGAGGAGATCGCCCGCGACGTGGCCCACGTCGCCCCGTCGGTCGACGGAGCGGGGGAGGAACGGGACGCAGGGAACTCGAACGCGACCGACGGCAACGCCCTCGTGACGGCCGCCGACGGCGCGGCGCTCGCGGCGATCCGCGACGTCGCGGGCGAGGTGGTGACGGTCGGCGACGGCGTCGACCCGTCCGACGACGCCGACGCGCGGCCCGACGTCCACGTCACCTACGACGGGCGGGTTTCACACGTCGAGGCCGCGGTGACGATCGACCTGTCCGACCATCCGGTTCGGCCCCGGGCTGATCCCGTCGAGAGTCGGATGGCGGCGATCGGCGCCCACCAGGCCGAGAACGCGGGCGTAGCGGTCACGCTGGCGCGCCAGCTGGCAGCCGTCTCGGACGAGGAGATCCGCGGCGGCCTGCGCGGCGCGCACTGGCCCGGCCGCTTCGAGGTGATGGACGACGCGCCGCTGGTCGTCCTCGACGGCGCGCACAACCCCGCGGGGTGTGCGCGTTTGACGTCGACGCTCTCGACGTTCGACTACGACGACCTGCACCTCGTCGTCGGCGCGATGAGCGACAAGGACTACGCCGAGATGATCGCGTCGTTGCCGACGCCCGACGCCGCGATCGCCTGCCGACCGACCAACGAGCGGGCGGTCGATCCCGCGGTGCTGGCCAGGGTCTTCGAGCGCGAAGGCGTCGCCGACGTGCGGACGATCTCGGCCGTGCGCGACGCGTTCGAGGCGGCGCTCGCGGATGCAAAGGCTGGCGACGCGGTCGTCGTCGCCGGCTCGCTGTACGCCATCGCCGAGGCGCGCACGCACTACACGCTCACGGGCGCCCAGACCCGCGTTCGGGACCTCAGGGACGCGCGGCGGACCCTGGAACGTGCGAACGTGACCGAGAAGGGCGTCTGGCGGATGCGCGGAAAGGCCGTCCACCGGATGGTCCGCCTGCGAGTACAGGAGCGCCAGGCCGCCTACCTCAAACAGGAGCTGTTGAGCCTCGGCGGCGAGTGCGCCATCTCCGGCCTCCAGCGCGAGGAGCAACTCGTCGAGGCCGTCTGCACGGCCACGCTCTCGCAGTTCAAACGCCTCGTCGCGAAACTCGACGCCCAGCCGTACGGCCTCGCCGCCCTCGGCGAGGAGATTCGCCGGACGCTCGGGTTCGGTGACGGTGGACGGGACAGCGACGACGACAGCCAGGTCGGCGCCGGGAGATCCGGCGGCCCCGACCCGCACGGGATCGACGTCACCGGCACGTCCTACCCGTGGGGAGAGGCACCGGCCGTGATGGGTATCCTGAACGTCACGCCCGACAGCTTCCACGACGGCGGCGAGTACGACTCGGTCGACGACGCGGTGGCGCGCGCCGAGGCGATGGTCGCGGCGGGCGCGTCGATCGTCGACGTCGGCGGCGAGTCGACCCGGCCGGGCGCGGAGCCGGTGCCGATCGACGAGGAGATCGACCGCGTCGTCCCCGTCATCGAGCGTACCCGGGATCTCGACGCGGCCATCTCGATCGACACGCGCAAGGCCGCGGTCGCGGAAGCCGCGCTCGAGGCGGGCGCGGAGATCGTCAACGACGTCTCCGGGCTGGCCGACCCCGAGATGCGCTTCGTCGCCGCCGAGCACGACGCTTCACTCGTCGTGATGCACAGCCTCGACGCGCCCGTCGATCCGGACCGCGAGGCGACCTACGACGACGTCGTCGGGGACGTCCTCCGGGACCTCTCGGAGACGGTCTTGCTGGCCGAGCGAGCCGGTCTCGACCGCGAGCGGATCGTCGTCGACCCCGGCCTCGGCTTCGGGAAGTCGAAACCCGAGGAGTTCGAACTCCTCGATCGACTCGAGGAGTTCCGGGCGCTTGGCTGTCCGATCCTCGTCGGCCACTCCCAGAAGTCGATGTACGACTGGGTGGGCCGGGCGGCCGGCGAGCGCCTGGAGTCGACCGTCGCCGCGACGGCGCTCGCGATCGACCGCGGCGCCGACGTCGTCCGCGTCCACGACGTCCCCGAGAACGTCGCCGCCGTCGAGACGGCGCTGGCGACGCGGGATCCGATCGGCTACGCCGAGCGTCGGCGGGAGCGGGGTGACGGGGAATGA
- a CDS encoding class I SAM-dependent methyltransferase, translated as MTTNANDGSDERDARGDRDDTDARDDTIEQRRQVREGYDELATAYADERDQDPDELALVEELFDRIDEQAPRVLDAGCGDGRAASRPLAELGAGVVGLDVSRSQLELASETFDEVGAERADGNVPERVQGDLTGLPFETDSFDGICALHSIIHVPTGEHEAVLAEFARVLDAGGWLLLTTGTGAWEGENPDWLDGGAAMRWSFHDAAWTRETLEAVGFTVADARTIGDELGGGEWRYLLARRE; from the coding sequence ATGACGACGAACGCGAACGACGGAAGCGATGAACGTGACGCACGCGGTGATCGCGACGACACCGACGCACGCGACGACACGATCGAACAGCGCCGGCAGGTTCGCGAGGGGTACGACGAACTGGCGACCGCCTACGCCGACGAGCGCGACCAGGATCCCGACGAGCTCGCGCTCGTCGAGGAGCTGTTCGACCGGATCGACGAGCAGGCCCCGCGCGTGCTCGACGCCGGCTGTGGCGACGGCCGTGCGGCGTCGCGACCGCTCGCCGAACTGGGCGCCGGCGTGGTCGGACTGGATGTCTCCCGGTCGCAACTCGAGCTGGCGAGCGAGACGTTCGACGAGGTCGGCGCGGAACGCGCGGATGGCAACGTGCCAGAGCGCGTCCAGGGCGACCTGACGGGCTTGCCGTTCGAGACGGACTCGTTCGACGGGATCTGCGCGCTGCACTCGATCATCCACGTCCCGACGGGCGAACACGAGGCCGTCCTGGCCGAGTTCGCCCGCGTGCTCGACGCGGGCGGCTGGCTCCTCCTGACGACCGGCACCGGCGCCTGGGAGGGCGAGAATCCGGACTGGCTCGACGGCGGCGCCGCGATGCGCTGGAGCTTCCACGACGCGGCGTGGACCCGCGAAACGCTCGAAGCGGTCGGCTTCACCGTCGCGGACGCCCGCACCATCGGCGACGAACTCGGCGGCGGGGAGTGGCGCTACCTGCTCGCGCGGCGGGAGTGA
- a CDS encoding DUF6498-containing protein: MARRFETSLRSTTLVIVLVNLCPLAGFVGLEWTFYEAMFVYWIDIGLIIAFYNVLLVFGQQPSRVADKAGRMHAGMIPFPKREGSLSIFDHFPPIRYRNLRLLPLNLVLTLGFWSLTSRLFLEYTNPAVSLPAQPEVRAVFSAVRMAYSPGGLSVAIVLFVVHAAVISREFFGGCQYERFSAAMLAEFSGRASAFWFVALIVGTFLTTIPRLTGNVLFTQATVFVVGVGGKAAVDVALLRIGRGQTDGCFTKWFVPYEPAPPDETEPTDAEPTDAT; the protein is encoded by the coding sequence ATGGCCAGGCGCTTCGAGACGTCGCTTCGGTCGACCACACTGGTCATCGTGCTGGTGAACCTGTGTCCGCTGGCGGGATTCGTCGGTCTCGAGTGGACGTTTTACGAGGCGATGTTCGTCTACTGGATCGATATCGGACTCATAATTGCGTTCTATAACGTTCTGCTGGTGTTTGGCCAACAGCCGTCTCGTGTCGCAGATAAAGCGGGGCGAATGCACGCTGGAATGATTCCGTTTCCAAAGCGTGAGGGCTCGCTCAGCATCTTCGACCACTTTCCGCCGATCCGGTATCGAAATCTTCGGCTCCTCCCGCTCAATCTGGTTCTGACGCTCGGATTTTGGTCCCTCACGTCGAGACTGTTTCTCGAATACACGAACCCAGCGGTCAGTCTTCCTGCTCAACCCGAGGTCAGAGCGGTGTTTTCGGCGGTTCGGATGGCGTATTCCCCTGGTGGCCTCTCCGTGGCCATCGTTCTGTTCGTCGTACACGCCGCGGTCATCAGCCGAGAATTCTTCGGCGGATGCCAGTACGAGCGGTTCTCCGCGGCCATGCTCGCCGAGTTTTCGGGACGGGCGAGCGCGTTCTGGTTCGTCGCACTGATCGTTGGAACGTTCCTTACGACGATTCCGCGGCTCACCGGGAACGTGCTATTCACGCAGGCGACCGTCTTCGTCGTCGGCGTCGGCGGAAAGGCGGCCGTCGATGTCGCGCTCCTTCGAATTGGCCGCGGGCAGACAGATGGCTGTTTCACGAAGTGGTTCGTTCCGTACGAACCGGCGCCGCCGGATGAAACCGAGCCGACGGACGCCGAGCCTACCGACGCGACTTGA
- a CDS encoding glycosyltransferase: MRVAAVSLRTVHHERTAATTRFQSVLELLADGGFDVHVLCARWWPDERDVVAEAGITYHGVVPDRDAGRSFLWRLPVALRRLGPDVVHAAAHRPKQVTAAGWGTTLSRIPLVAEWPGSDGHGDPADYRKAARRADAVVTPSRLVRTWARERGADGDDVTVIPDPIDLDRIRSVDPASETDVVYSRRLDEGANLESVLLALAELRDRDWTATVVGDGPHREMYEEMVSDLRIEDRVTFVGPADRDERIAIYRAGHVFAQTAEYCLFPTELAWALSCGCVGVVEYHVDSSGHELVEGRERGFRTTSETELTDAIVSAGDLERRDFDDGFAEFDRREVREQYRGLYDRLREECGLIG; the protein is encoded by the coding sequence ATGCGCGTCGCAGCCGTCTCGCTCAGGACCGTCCACCACGAGCGAACGGCGGCGACTACCCGGTTCCAGTCGGTCCTCGAGTTACTCGCCGACGGCGGGTTCGACGTCCACGTCCTGTGTGCGAGGTGGTGGCCGGACGAGCGCGACGTCGTCGCCGAGGCGGGGATCACCTACCACGGCGTCGTTCCCGACCGCGACGCCGGCCGGTCGTTCCTGTGGCGCCTGCCGGTGGCGCTCCGCCGGCTGGGGCCGGACGTCGTCCACGCCGCCGCTCACCGCCCCAAACAGGTGACGGCGGCCGGCTGGGGGACGACCCTCTCGCGGATCCCGCTGGTCGCCGAGTGGCCGGGCTCGGACGGTCACGGCGACCCGGCGGACTACCGCAAGGCCGCCAGACGAGCGGACGCCGTCGTCACGCCGTCGCGACTGGTCCGCACCTGGGCGCGCGAACGCGGGGCCGACGGCGACGACGTCACCGTGATCCCCGACCCGATCGACCTCGATCGGATCCGATCGGTCGACCCCGCATCCGAGACGGACGTCGTCTACAGCCGGCGGCTCGACGAGGGCGCCAACCTCGAGAGCGTCCTCCTCGCGCTGGCGGAGCTGCGCGATCGCGACTGGACCGCCACCGTCGTCGGCGACGGCCCGCATCGCGAGATGTACGAGGAGATGGTGAGCGACCTCCGAATCGAGGATCGGGTCACCTTCGTCGGCCCGGCCGACCGCGACGAGCGCATCGCCATCTACCGCGCCGGCCACGTCTTCGCCCAGACCGCCGAGTACTGCCTCTTCCCGACGGAACTCGCCTGGGCGCTTTCCTGCGGCTGCGTCGGCGTCGTCGAGTACCACGTCGACTCGAGCGGCCACGAACTCGTCGAGGGCCGCGAGCGGGGCTTCCGGACGACCAGCGAGACGGAACTCACCGACGCCATCGTCAGCGCGGGCGACCTGGAGCGGCGGGACTTCGACGACGGGTTCGCCGAATTCGATCGCCGCGAGGTGCGCGAGCAGTACCGAGGGCTGTACGATCGGCTGCGCGAGGAATGTGGATTGATCGGCTGA